The genomic window ATTTCCCAAATCCTTTTCTCCCATTATAGAAGTTAATACTGCAGAATCAAATTCAAGCTGAATTCTGGAGATTCCATCAGAAGATTCTACTTTCCTGACCTTACAGGCAATATTGTTGATCTCACCCACATTTTCAGAGGATAATTCCTCCTCCACCATCCTGTCAACATAATCCCGATTCAGTTCATATTGATTAATCAGGTCCCTTCCATACTCTGTAAGAAAAGTACCCTGCTCTTTACCTCCCCTTACAGTCCTTACAACATCGTGTCCGATTCTCAAATTCATCTTCTTCAATATATTCCAGGCATGTTTATAGGAAATCTGGAGTTTTTCGCAGGCTTTTTTCAGGGATTTCTCTTCATCTATAGCCTTCAATAGACGCACTTTGCCGGCACCAATCACAGGTTTGCCCTCATGTGTCAGCCAGACCTTTGTACGGGTTTCCAGAATATCAACCCCCAATACATTTAATTACATCATCTGCAGGATAGTTCAGACGAATAATACGGGTTCTGCCCCGCATACCTTCACCCGAAAATGAAACATCCAGGTAATGCGAATCTTTTAATTTGTTCACCAATCCATAAAACCGGGTGTATCCCAATTCATTATTCTCATTGAAAAGTTCGTAAAGTTTGCCTGCTTTGATTTCATCATTTTCAGCAACAAGCCGCAGAATCTTTTTTTCATAATCTGTAAGGGATGATATGTTACGCCTCAGATGCAAAAGACGTGATGATTCATAGGCACGGGACACGTCGTCCTCTGAAATGTTTTTGCTTGCCCTTTTTTCTGCATTCAGGCCTGATCTCTTGAGTAGATCGATACCAACACGCAGATCACCGGTCACATCTACATAATTGACTATTTTTTCCCTGACTTCCTCCGGCACTACCTCCGGATAAAAAGCCAGCTGGATTCGGGAAGAAATGATGTCTCCTACTTCGTCATAAGAATAAGGAGGAAATTCAATCT from Methanohalophilus halophilus includes these protein-coding regions:
- a CDS encoding winged helix-turn-helix domain-containing protein; its protein translation is MGVDILETRTKVWLTHEGKPVIGAGKVRLLKAIDEEKSLKKACEKLQISYKHAWNILKKMNLRIGHDVVRTVRGGKEQGTFLTEYGRDLINQYELNRDYVDRMVEEELSSENVGEINNIACKVRKVESSDGISRIQLEFDSAVLTSIMGEKDLGNLDIDEEDEVIATIRAVDIGISPAINEEE